Proteins found in one Canis lupus baileyi chromosome 18, mCanLup2.hap1, whole genome shotgun sequence genomic segment:
- the IBA57 gene encoding putative transferase CAF17, mitochondrial isoform X1 — protein MAAAALLRGAVPGRGGPAWCWRLRAAPGRRLAQSAGRQGDDPGGGAAWACFPLAERALLRVRGPDSAPFLLGLLTNELPLPGPAAGAAPPLARAGYAHVLSAQGRTLYDVLLYGLPELDEAPAFLLECDSAVLGALQGHLALYKIRRKVKVEPCPELRVWAVLPSSPEDAGGAVPLWEQANGATILTRDPRTACMGWRLLTQEEGLALVPRGQLGDLRDYHRHRYRQGVPEGIRDLPPGVALPLESNLAFMNGVSFTKGCYIGQELTARTHHMGVIRKRLFPVQLSGPLPASGITPGTTVLMESGQVAGKYRAGQGDVGLALLRSEKIRGPLHIRTSESGQVAVTVSVPDWWPMATK, from the exons ATGGCGGCCGCGGCGCTGCTCCGGGGCGCGGTTCCGGGGCGCGGCGGCCCGGCCTGGTGCTGGCGGCTGCGCGCGGCTCCAGGGCGCCGCCTGGCTCAGAGCGCGGGCCGTCAGGGCGACGACCCTGGGGGCGGTGCGGCCTGGGCCTGCTTCCCGCTGGCCGAGCGCGCTCTGCTGCGCGTGCGCGGGCCGGACTCCGCGCCCTTCCTCCTGGGGCTGCTGACCAATGAGCTGCCGCTCCCGGGCCCTGCGGCcggcgcggccccgcccctggcGCGAGCCGGCTACGCCCACGTCCTCAGCGCCCAGGGCCGCACGCTCTACGACGTGCTCCTGTACGG TCTCCCCGAGCTGGACGAGGCACCCGCCTTCCTTCTGGAGTGTGACAGTGCAGTGCTGGGCGcgctgcaggggcacctggctctgTACAAGATCCGACGGAAGGTCAAGGTGGAGCCGTGCCCGGAGCTGCGTGTGTGGGCTGTACTGCCCAGTTCCCCTGAGGATGCTGGTGGGGCTGTGCCACTGTGGGAGCAGGCCAACGGGGCCACCATCCTCACCCGCGACCCTCGGACCGCCTGCATGGGCTGGAGGCTTCTCACCCAGGAGGAGGGCCTGGCCCTGGTACCCAGGGGCCAGCTGGGAGACCTCCGGGACTATCACCGGCACCGGTACCGGCAAG GTGTTCCCGAGGGGATCCGTGACCTGCCCCCAGGAGTAGCCCTGCCCCTGGAGTCCAACCTGGCTTTCATGAATGGCGTCAGCTTCACGAAGGGCTGCTACATCGGCCAGGAGCTGACAGCCCGCACCCACCACATGGGCGTCATCCGCAAGCGCCTCTTCCCGGTACAGCTCTCAGGCCCTCTCCCTGCCAGTGGCATCACGCCTGGCACCACGGTGCTCATGGAGTCGGGGCAGGTGGCTGGCAAGTACCGGGCAGGCCAGGGAGACGTGGGCCTGGCCTTGCTACGGTCAGAGAAAATCAGAGGTCCTCTCCACATCAGGACCTCTGAGAGCGGCCAGGTGGCTGTAACTGTGTCTGTGCCGGACTGGTGGCCCATGGCTACCAAGTAG
- the IBA57 gene encoding putative transferase CAF17, mitochondrial isoform X2 — MAAAALLRGAVPGRGGPAWCWRLRAAPGRRLAQSAGRQGDDPGGGAAWACFPLAERALLRVRGPDSAPFLLGLLTNELPLPGPAAGAAPPLARAGYAHVLSAQGRTLYDVLLLPELDEAPAFLLECDSAVLGALQGHLALYKIRRKVKVEPCPELRVWAVLPSSPEDAGGAVPLWEQANGATILTRDPRTACMGWRLLTQEEGLALVPRGQLGDLRDYHRHRYRQGVPEGIRDLPPGVALPLESNLAFMNGVSFTKGCYIGQELTARTHHMGVIRKRLFPVQLSGPLPASGITPGTTVLMESGQVAGKYRAGQGDVGLALLRSEKIRGPLHIRTSESGQVAVTVSVPDWWPMATK, encoded by the exons ATGGCGGCCGCGGCGCTGCTCCGGGGCGCGGTTCCGGGGCGCGGCGGCCCGGCCTGGTGCTGGCGGCTGCGCGCGGCTCCAGGGCGCCGCCTGGCTCAGAGCGCGGGCCGTCAGGGCGACGACCCTGGGGGCGGTGCGGCCTGGGCCTGCTTCCCGCTGGCCGAGCGCGCTCTGCTGCGCGTGCGCGGGCCGGACTCCGCGCCCTTCCTCCTGGGGCTGCTGACCAATGAGCTGCCGCTCCCGGGCCCTGCGGCcggcgcggccccgcccctggcGCGAGCCGGCTACGCCCACGTCCTCAGCGCCCAGGGCCGCACGCTCTACGACGTGCTCCT TCTCCCCGAGCTGGACGAGGCACCCGCCTTCCTTCTGGAGTGTGACAGTGCAGTGCTGGGCGcgctgcaggggcacctggctctgTACAAGATCCGACGGAAGGTCAAGGTGGAGCCGTGCCCGGAGCTGCGTGTGTGGGCTGTACTGCCCAGTTCCCCTGAGGATGCTGGTGGGGCTGTGCCACTGTGGGAGCAGGCCAACGGGGCCACCATCCTCACCCGCGACCCTCGGACCGCCTGCATGGGCTGGAGGCTTCTCACCCAGGAGGAGGGCCTGGCCCTGGTACCCAGGGGCCAGCTGGGAGACCTCCGGGACTATCACCGGCACCGGTACCGGCAAG GTGTTCCCGAGGGGATCCGTGACCTGCCCCCAGGAGTAGCCCTGCCCCTGGAGTCCAACCTGGCTTTCATGAATGGCGTCAGCTTCACGAAGGGCTGCTACATCGGCCAGGAGCTGACAGCCCGCACCCACCACATGGGCGTCATCCGCAAGCGCCTCTTCCCGGTACAGCTCTCAGGCCCTCTCCCTGCCAGTGGCATCACGCCTGGCACCACGGTGCTCATGGAGTCGGGGCAGGTGGCTGGCAAGTACCGGGCAGGCCAGGGAGACGTGGGCCTGGCCTTGCTACGGTCAGAGAAAATCAGAGGTCCTCTCCACATCAGGACCTCTGAGAGCGGCCAGGTGGCTGTAACTGTGTCTGTGCCGGACTGGTGGCCCATGGCTACCAAGTAG
- the IBA57 gene encoding putative transferase CAF17, mitochondrial isoform X3, with product MSLPELDEAPAFLLECDSAVLGALQGHLALYKIRRKVKVEPCPELRVWAVLPSSPEDAGGAVPLWEQANGATILTRDPRTACMGWRLLTQEEGLALVPRGQLGDLRDYHRHRYRQGVPEGIRDLPPGVALPLESNLAFMNGVSFTKGCYIGQELTARTHHMGVIRKRLFPVQLSGPLPASGITPGTTVLMESGQVAGKYRAGQGDVGLALLRSEKIRGPLHIRTSESGQVAVTVSVPDWWPMATK from the exons ATGAG TCTCCCCGAGCTGGACGAGGCACCCGCCTTCCTTCTGGAGTGTGACAGTGCAGTGCTGGGCGcgctgcaggggcacctggctctgTACAAGATCCGACGGAAGGTCAAGGTGGAGCCGTGCCCGGAGCTGCGTGTGTGGGCTGTACTGCCCAGTTCCCCTGAGGATGCTGGTGGGGCTGTGCCACTGTGGGAGCAGGCCAACGGGGCCACCATCCTCACCCGCGACCCTCGGACCGCCTGCATGGGCTGGAGGCTTCTCACCCAGGAGGAGGGCCTGGCCCTGGTACCCAGGGGCCAGCTGGGAGACCTCCGGGACTATCACCGGCACCGGTACCGGCAAG GTGTTCCCGAGGGGATCCGTGACCTGCCCCCAGGAGTAGCCCTGCCCCTGGAGTCCAACCTGGCTTTCATGAATGGCGTCAGCTTCACGAAGGGCTGCTACATCGGCCAGGAGCTGACAGCCCGCACCCACCACATGGGCGTCATCCGCAAGCGCCTCTTCCCGGTACAGCTCTCAGGCCCTCTCCCTGCCAGTGGCATCACGCCTGGCACCACGGTGCTCATGGAGTCGGGGCAGGTGGCTGGCAAGTACCGGGCAGGCCAGGGAGACGTGGGCCTGGCCTTGCTACGGTCAGAGAAAATCAGAGGTCCTCTCCACATCAGGACCTCTGAGAGCGGCCAGGTGGCTGTAACTGTGTCTGTGCCGGACTGGTGGCCCATGGCTACCAAGTAG
- the IBA57 gene encoding putative transferase CAF17, mitochondrial isoform X4, whose amino-acid sequence MLLPELDEAPAFLLECDSAVLGALQGHLALYKIRRKVKVEPCPELRVWAVLPSSPEDAGGAVPLWEQANGATILTRDPRTACMGWRLLTQEEGLALVPRGQLGDLRDYHRHRYRQGVPEGIRDLPPGVALPLESNLAFMNGVSFTKGCYIGQELTARTHHMGVIRKRLFPVQLSGPLPASGITPGTTVLMESGQVAGKYRAGQGDVGLALLRSEKIRGPLHIRTSESGQVAVTVSVPDWWPMATK is encoded by the exons ATGCT TCTCCCCGAGCTGGACGAGGCACCCGCCTTCCTTCTGGAGTGTGACAGTGCAGTGCTGGGCGcgctgcaggggcacctggctctgTACAAGATCCGACGGAAGGTCAAGGTGGAGCCGTGCCCGGAGCTGCGTGTGTGGGCTGTACTGCCCAGTTCCCCTGAGGATGCTGGTGGGGCTGTGCCACTGTGGGAGCAGGCCAACGGGGCCACCATCCTCACCCGCGACCCTCGGACCGCCTGCATGGGCTGGAGGCTTCTCACCCAGGAGGAGGGCCTGGCCCTGGTACCCAGGGGCCAGCTGGGAGACCTCCGGGACTATCACCGGCACCGGTACCGGCAAG GTGTTCCCGAGGGGATCCGTGACCTGCCCCCAGGAGTAGCCCTGCCCCTGGAGTCCAACCTGGCTTTCATGAATGGCGTCAGCTTCACGAAGGGCTGCTACATCGGCCAGGAGCTGACAGCCCGCACCCACCACATGGGCGTCATCCGCAAGCGCCTCTTCCCGGTACAGCTCTCAGGCCCTCTCCCTGCCAGTGGCATCACGCCTGGCACCACGGTGCTCATGGAGTCGGGGCAGGTGGCTGGCAAGTACCGGGCAGGCCAGGGAGACGTGGGCCTGGCCTTGCTACGGTCAGAGAAAATCAGAGGTCCTCTCCACATCAGGACCTCTGAGAGCGGCCAGGTGGCTGTAACTGTGTCTGTGCCGGACTGGTGGCCCATGGCTACCAAGTAG
- the IBA57 gene encoding putative transferase CAF17, mitochondrial isoform X5, which translates to MGWRLLTQEEGLALVPRGQLGDLRDYHRHRYRQGVPEGIRDLPPGVALPLESNLAFMNGVSFTKGCYIGQELTARTHHMGVIRKRLFPVQLSGPLPASGITPGTTVLMESGQVAGKYRAGQGDVGLALLRSEKIRGPLHIRTSESGQVAVTVSVPDWWPMATK; encoded by the exons ATGGGCTGGAGGCTTCTCACCCAGGAGGAGGGCCTGGCCCTGGTACCCAGGGGCCAGCTGGGAGACCTCCGGGACTATCACCGGCACCGGTACCGGCAAG GTGTTCCCGAGGGGATCCGTGACCTGCCCCCAGGAGTAGCCCTGCCCCTGGAGTCCAACCTGGCTTTCATGAATGGCGTCAGCTTCACGAAGGGCTGCTACATCGGCCAGGAGCTGACAGCCCGCACCCACCACATGGGCGTCATCCGCAAGCGCCTCTTCCCGGTACAGCTCTCAGGCCCTCTCCCTGCCAGTGGCATCACGCCTGGCACCACGGTGCTCATGGAGTCGGGGCAGGTGGCTGGCAAGTACCGGGCAGGCCAGGGAGACGTGGGCCTGGCCTTGCTACGGTCAGAGAAAATCAGAGGTCCTCTCCACATCAGGACCTCTGAGAGCGGCCAGGTGGCTGTAACTGTGTCTGTGCCGGACTGGTGGCCCATGGCTACCAAGTAG